The genomic interval AGGAGCGAGACGACAAATTCATCAGATGAACGAGAAATGAGCCGCTTCAGCGGATTGTCCGAATCGTCCCACAGGCGATCGATCATCGTCGATCGGAAGTCCTCTTGCGTGCCGATACGATAGTGAAGTGCGTCTTGTCCGGAGAGATTCCCGAATGGCAGCGGCGTGTGAGCTGGAGGCAAAGCGGCAGCGCGACAGGCATCGCAATCTCCGCCGGTCGCCGCAGCGCGGGCCGAAGCAATATCAGGGTCAAAGTCATCCGCCTCGAAGTTCCGGCTCACGATTTGGTGCTCCCCGAAGTCGAGGATGAACAGGTGTCGTCAGTTCCGTCGATCAGGATCAATCGCAGTTTTCCCCCTTCTGATCGGCTCGGCTTGTTTTCCAGTCGAGCAATTTCCGTTGGATCGATGCGTAACATGCCGTCACGCTGAACTCGATCGTCCCGAGTCGCGCCACCGTCGGGATCGAGCCGAGTCAATTGGGTGACGGACACATCCCTGATACCCGCCACCGACCTCGCCTGCGCCAGGATGGCTCCAACTTCCACGGACCGCCCGAAAGTCCAAAGATCAGGATGGAAATAGCCACCTTGTTCCGAAGAGAACACCTTCAGTAAGGCTTCGCGGACATGTCCTGCTTGTGCACTGGTCTCGACACGGAAGGACAGCGTCAGCCCCAATGCGACGTAAATCGCCGGTACCACGGCAATGTCGTGATTGATTCGTCGGAAGGCGTCGATCCTGCCCCGGATCTGTGACAGCAGTTCAGCCGATGCTTCGGCCTGTCCGGCTGCGTCGATTGCCAGGACGATGCGCGTGCCGACGCCATCGAATTGAGCAGTCGCTGCGGCGTTCGCGACTCCAGGATGCCGGCGGGCGAGTGTGGCGTAGTCGTCAGGTGTGATGGCCCTGTCCAGGCGACCTTGAATCGCACCGGGCGCCAGGCGACGAACATGCTCCAGCGTTTCGGGGTCCACCCCACCCTTCGCCGGAAGTGGCTGAAAAATGCCCGTGATGGTTGTTGGTGTGATCGCTGCGAATTGCGATTCGACTGGCTGCGAATCGTGAATCGCTGCCATACGTGGCGGAGCGGACGTGCGATCTCGCTCTATCAGTTTGAAAGTCGTTAGGGCCTCGGCGGGGATGTTGCCAATCGCACCTGATCCTGTGCGATACCTGACAATAAACTCCTGACCGGGATTGACGCACTGTCCCAGCGTATCATCATCAGCGATCGATGCGGCCGAATCGACGGGAAGCGGAAATCGCAGGTGGGCTCGTCCACTCTCATCGATCTCTGCCACGAAATTCCGATCAGTTGGTCCGCTGGCTAGCAGATCGTACTGTGGCAACCAGAACTCGTTCGTTCTCTGAGCGTCCTGTAGGACAATATTTGGGACGGATCGAGATGGATCAGAGGTCAAGGCTTCTGCGGCTGGCCCCAGCCATCGCGCAGAGTTCCAGATCAGGCCCTCTTCTTCTAAGTGGTCACGTGTGAGACCGAACTCGTTCTGAAACTGTTCTAGGTCTTCTTGAATGAGCGGCCGACCTCGTTCAAGTCGGCGAATCAAGGCGTCAATCCATCGCAATACTTCATTTCGACGAACTCGAGAAATCATTCGCAGCTTCCCGACGGCACGGCGTTGTTCGGCGCAGCGCTTCGCGAGATCTTCCGGAGTCGCCCTGGCAGATGGGGGCCTCAGATTCAATTTTGCCAGGCCGCGATCCACCTCACTATACAGACCTCGTAGCAGACGTCCGATCGAATCATGTTCGGTCAGAGGGCGCTTTCTGGTCGTTAGAAAGCTGTTTGCTCGCACCAAGACTCCATCGAGCCGCGATCGGAACTTCCTCAGTAGATGCGCTTGCCGAAGTGCCACATCATCCATTCGTGGGAACGGTTCTGCGTGAGTGATCGGACCATCGGCGATGACGGGGCAAAATGCGGCCGCAATTTCCAACGGGTCACCGGCGGAGCCGGATGACTGGCACTCGGGAGGCCGCATCAAGTTGGCAGGCACCTGCACATGTTGCTTTTGCAGACGCCATTCACCATGCTCCACTAGCATGACGTTGCACTTGGCAACTGTCACATCGGAACATCGTTCGCATTCCCAAGATTGTCGGGTCATCTTGTTGGCTCGAGTTGTGTCCGTCTGGTTCTTGATCTGCTTGGGGATCAGGCAAGAGATTGTTAGTGGCATCGGCAAGGCGTCTGCAACATTCCATGAAACTTGCCAGACAGTCTGCTCTATCACGGGATCGTAGACCTGTTGAACATCCTCCAGGCGTACGGCATGGCGATGCGCGGGATCGGCGTCAGCAGGAGCACCGGTACGCGGACCGATCACTTCCATGAAGACAATCACGTCTCCAGGACTAGGCGATGGACCAGAATCAATCCTCGTGCGTTGGGTCTTATGCGGATCTGGCTTGTACGTCGGAAACTGTCCTGGACCGTGCCAGAGCGTGGCTGAAGTGGCGCCTTTCTCCAACTGGCACACTTCGTCTCCCCATGAATAGAAATAAAGTGTGTTGAGAGACGGGTGGAATAGATACGCATCTGCCCCTTCTTCTCGCTGTCCCCAAGTTGGCGCGAGCGGAATAAACGCCAGCGGTCCGCCGTCGACGATTTGATAGGACCGATTGATTCGCGAGGCCGTGAGAAACACGACGTCGTCCACTTCGATTTTGACCCATTTGTCACCTGGCTCGAGATCCAGGCACAGCCACGATCGAGCGGCACAGCCTTCTGATATCTTGTAACCGATGAGCCCAACGAGCCGACGAACCGAGATTCGGCGGCGCGCTGTGGCTAAGTAAGCTTCGGTTGCCACTGCATCCTGTGCATAGGACA from Schlesneria paludicola DSM 18645 carries:
- a CDS encoding baseplate J/gp47 family protein, giving the protein MNVLIDDQTEPDRRRPACADRAQRRQWVRDNPRWFGIDYIEVEPHIDGDFWKLRVGLLDADLPGQLVAANFRIESAGESRRPTIRVQSVELCDPCDPTVPAAAMLTLRPQDSDPSDACPGDFGTYFLRLVEVQPDRPDEPSLQRKHDVDPVFDRANFRFTPPDDCDDGVEVDCALRTPTRVRSTGGSTAIDYTARDYEGLRELLMRRLQLTTPYWTERHASDLFVTLVELLAYAGDRLSYAQDAVATEAYLATARRRISVRRLVGLIGYKISEGCAARSWLCLDLEPGDKWVKIEVDDVVFLTASRINRSYQIVDGGPLAFIPLAPTWGQREEGADAYLFHPSLNTLYFYSWGDEVCQLEKGATSATLWHGPGQFPTYKPDPHKTQRTRIDSGPSPSPGDVIVFMEVIGPRTGAPADADPAHRHAVRLEDVQQVYDPVIEQTVWQVSWNVADALPMPLTISCLIPKQIKNQTDTTRANKMTRQSWECERCSDVTVAKCNVMLVEHGEWRLQKQHVQVPANLMRPPECQSSGSAGDPLEIAAAFCPVIADGPITHAEPFPRMDDVALRQAHLLRKFRSRLDGVLVRANSFLTTRKRPLTEHDSIGRLLRGLYSEVDRGLAKLNLRPPSARATPEDLAKRCAEQRRAVGKLRMISRVRRNEVLRWIDALIRRLERGRPLIQEDLEQFQNEFGLTRDHLEEEGLIWNSARWLGPAAEALTSDPSRSVPNIVLQDAQRTNEFWLPQYDLLASGPTDRNFVAEIDESGRAHLRFPLPVDSAASIADDDTLGQCVNPGQEFIVRYRTGSGAIGNIPAEALTTFKLIERDRTSAPPRMAAIHDSQPVESQFAAITPTTITGIFQPLPAKGGVDPETLEHVRRLAPGAIQGRLDRAITPDDYATLARRHPGVANAAATAQFDGVGTRIVLAIDAAGQAEASAELLSQIRGRIDAFRRINHDIAVVPAIYVALGLTLSFRVETSAQAGHVREALLKVFSSEQGGYFHPDLWTFGRSVEVGAILAQARSVAGIRDVSVTQLTRLDPDGGATRDDRVQRDGMLRIDPTEIARLENKPSRSEGGKLRLILIDGTDDTCSSSTSGSTKS